One Dokdonia sp. Dokd-P16 genomic window carries:
- a CDS encoding DUF885 domain-containing protein, with protein MKKTLLAGIMALSLIACKNDATTEIASTADTSLAFNNVLDNYYEDGLKLNPLNATMSGDNRYNDKFPDALSQSHKDAVKTYYTSYRDSIQQFNDSDLTDTEKMSKEVLLWDIAINLEGMEFKKDLTPIDQMWSPHLMFGQLASGASAQPFNTLEDYRNWQTRVDEYLIWLNSSEQNMRQGMTEGYVLPKSLIKKIIPQMDAMTEATVENHLFYKPVANFPEGITEEDKNTLRTDYIAMIEGKVIPAYAKMRDFLQNEYLAAGRDSSGYSDLPAGSDYYDYAIKLYTTTTMSADEIHQLGLSEVTRIRTEMEKVKEQVGFKGDLKAFFDDVRTNKKLMPYTTPEEIIANFNAMHETIKPQVDLLFSVQPKTAFEVRQTEAFRENSASAEYNPGSLDGTRPGIFYTPIPDASTYNVYSDESLFLHEAVPGHHFQVSLTQESETLPQFRKTLWYSAYGEGWALYTESLGKELGLYTDPYQYFGTLGAEMHRAVRLVVDTGIHTKGWSREKAIAYCLENEAESEAGIISEIERYMANPGQALSYKIGQLKIRELRTKATQELGEKFDIREFHKEVLETGCIPLALLEEKINGWIEESK; from the coding sequence ATGAAAAAAACACTACTCGCAGGAATAATGGCCTTAAGCCTAATAGCCTGTAAAAACGATGCCACAACAGAAATAGCTAGTACAGCAGACACATCACTAGCTTTTAACAATGTGCTAGACAACTATTATGAAGATGGACTAAAACTTAATCCGCTTAATGCTACAATGTCTGGAGATAATAGATATAATGACAAATTTCCAGATGCATTATCTCAATCACATAAAGATGCGGTAAAGACGTATTATACTTCGTACCGTGACTCTATCCAGCAGTTTAACGACAGTGACCTCACAGACACAGAGAAGATGAGTAAGGAAGTACTACTCTGGGATATCGCGATCAATCTAGAAGGTATGGAGTTTAAAAAAGACCTTACTCCTATAGACCAGATGTGGTCTCCACATCTTATGTTTGGCCAACTTGCAAGTGGTGCGAGTGCACAACCTTTTAACACTCTAGAAGATTACCGAAACTGGCAAACACGTGTAGACGAATACCTTATCTGGCTCAACAGTTCAGAGCAAAATATGCGTCAAGGAATGACAGAAGGCTACGTACTTCCTAAGTCGCTTATTAAAAAAATCATCCCACAAATGGATGCTATGACGGAAGCAACTGTAGAAAATCACTTGTTTTACAAGCCCGTAGCAAACTTTCCAGAAGGAATAACAGAAGAAGATAAAAACACTTTACGCACAGATTACATTGCCATGATAGAAGGCAAAGTAATCCCTGCCTATGCAAAGATGCGTGACTTTTTACAAAATGAATACCTAGCTGCTGGTCGTGATAGCTCTGGTTATAGTGACTTACCTGCAGGTAGCGATTATTATGACTACGCCATCAAACTTTATACTACCACTACAATGAGCGCAGATGAGATACACCAACTCGGCCTGAGCGAGGTTACTCGCATACGTACGGAGATGGAAAAAGTAAAAGAGCAAGTTGGCTTTAAAGGAGACCTCAAAGCATTTTTTGATGATGTACGTACTAACAAAAAATTAATGCCGTACACTACCCCAGAAGAAATCATTGCAAATTTTAATGCAATGCATGAGACCATTAAACCTCAAGTAGATTTACTTTTTAGCGTACAACCTAAAACAGCTTTTGAAGTGAGACAGACAGAAGCATTTAGAGAGAACTCTGCAAGTGCAGAGTATAATCCTGGATCGCTAGATGGAACTCGACCAGGTATTTTTTACACACCTATACCAGATGCAAGTACTTATAATGTATACTCAGACGAGTCATTATTTTTACATGAAGCTGTCCCTGGACACCACTTCCAGGTTTCTCTAACACAAGAAAGCGAGACACTACCACAGTTTAGAAAAACATTATGGTATAGCGCATATGGTGAAGGCTGGGCATTGTATACAGAATCGCTTGGTAAAGAGCTAGGACTTTATACAGATCCTTATCAATATTTTGGAACACTGGGAGCTGAGATGCACCGCGCAGTTAGACTTGTGGTAGATACAGGAATCCACACTAAAGGATGGAGCCGCGAGAAAGCGATTGCTTATTGTCTAGAAAATGAAGCAGAAAGCGAAGCAGGTATTATATCAGAAATTGAGCGTTATATGGCAAATCCGGGACAAGCGCTTTCTTATAAAATTGGTCAACTTAAAATCAGAGAGTTGCGCACAAAAGCAACCCAAGAATTAGGTGAAAAATTTGATATCAGGGAATTTCATAAAGAAGTACTTGAGACAGGATGTATCCCACTTGCACTACTTGAGGAAAAAATTAATGGTTGGATAGAAGAAAGTAAATAG
- the purT gene encoding formate-dependent phosphoribosylglycinamide formyltransferase, with the protein MNKKIVLLGSGELGKEFVIAAQRLGQTVIAVDSYDNAPAMQVADGREVINMLDGDALDRLVEKHKPDFIVPEIEAIRTERFYEYEKQGYTVIPSAKAANFTMNRKSIRDLAAKDLGLKTANYRYATSAETLQKAVKEVGIPCVVKPLMSSSGKGQSTIKTPDDIQRAWEYSQAGSRGDVAEVIVESFVNFNYEITLLTVTQRDGETLFCPPVGHRQERGDYQESWQPATMADAHLKTAQEMASKVTAALGGAGLWGVEFFVGDDGVYFSELSPRPHDTGMVTLANTQNYNEFELHLRAVLGLSIKEITQERIGASAVILATKNSDNPSFTGIENIAGAPKSDFRLFGKPTSRPFRRMGVVVTYDKLNGNITNVTERAKELASKVTVI; encoded by the coding sequence ATGAATAAAAAGATAGTATTACTAGGCTCAGGAGAACTGGGAAAGGAATTTGTAATTGCAGCACAACGCCTTGGTCAAACTGTAATTGCTGTAGATAGTTATGATAACGCTCCTGCAATGCAAGTAGCAGATGGTCGCGAGGTGATAAATATGCTAGATGGCGACGCTCTAGATAGACTAGTCGAAAAGCACAAACCTGATTTTATTGTTCCAGAAATTGAAGCAATTCGCACAGAGCGTTTTTATGAATATGAAAAGCAGGGATATACAGTAATCCCAAGTGCAAAAGCTGCCAACTTCACAATGAATCGCAAATCTATACGCGACTTAGCGGCTAAAGACCTTGGCTTAAAAACTGCAAATTATCGCTATGCAACATCTGCAGAAACATTACAAAAAGCAGTTAAGGAAGTAGGAATTCCTTGCGTGGTAAAGCCCTTGATGTCTTCTAGCGGAAAAGGGCAATCTACCATCAAAACTCCAGATGACATCCAACGAGCTTGGGAATACTCTCAAGCTGGATCAAGAGGAGATGTCGCCGAGGTGATTGTGGAGTCTTTTGTGAATTTCAATTACGAGATTACACTTCTCACTGTTACACAAAGAGATGGTGAGACGCTGTTTTGCCCTCCTGTAGGTCACCGTCAAGAACGAGGCGACTACCAAGAAAGCTGGCAACCAGCAACCATGGCGGATGCTCATCTCAAAACTGCTCAAGAAATGGCATCTAAAGTTACTGCTGCTTTAGGAGGAGCTGGTTTATGGGGCGTAGAATTCTTTGTAGGTGATGATGGGGTTTACTTTTCTGAGCTATCACCTAGACCACATGACACCGGCATGGTAACCCTGGCAAATACTCAAAACTATAATGAGTTTGAGCTACACTTAAGAGCCGTGTTAGGACTATCTATAAAAGAAATTACTCAAGAACGTATAGGCGCAAGTGCCGTGATTCTTGCAACTAAGAATTCTGACAATCCATCTTTCACAGGTATAGAAAATATCGCCGGAGCTCCCAAATCTGACTTCAGGCTTTTTGGAAAACCCACCTCCCGTCCATTCAGACGTATGGGAGTTGTGGTAACCTATGACAAACTAAATGGTAATATTACAAACGTTACCGAAAGAGCAAAAGAGCTCGCTTCGAAAGTCACTGTAATTTAA
- a CDS encoding MepB family protein, with protein MTSNLQQIKASIYDKCSLYISDYHDELESKSYGACTFTLAGLNIICRDAKVTPKKAGQFVTFWKRLESGEISPFHESDVIDFYVVNVKTENELGQFIFPRSILIKKGIISTQTKEGKRAFRVYPAWDTPNNKQALNTKKWQLDYFHQVGKDVDIDFITSLFTSCE; from the coding sequence ATGACCTCTAACCTGCAACAAATTAAAGCGAGCATTTATGACAAATGCTCGCTTTATATTTCGGATTATCATGACGAGCTCGAAAGCAAATCCTACGGCGCCTGTACATTTACGCTAGCAGGATTAAATATTATATGTAGAGATGCGAAAGTAACGCCTAAAAAAGCAGGCCAATTTGTAACATTCTGGAAGCGCTTGGAAAGCGGAGAAATCTCACCTTTTCACGAAAGTGATGTTATTGATTTTTATGTAGTAAATGTAAAGACAGAAAATGAGTTAGGGCAATTTATCTTCCCTAGATCAATCCTTATCAAAAAAGGAATTATATCAACCCAAACTAAAGAAGGCAAAAGAGCTTTTAGAGTTTATCCAGCATGGGACACTCCAAATAATAAACAAGCTCTAAACACGAAAAAATGGCAATTAGATTATTTTCATCAAGTAGGTAAAGACGTAGATATAGATTTTATTACGTCTCTTTTTACATCCTGTGAATAA
- a CDS encoding dimethylarginine dimethylaminohydrolase family protein encodes MLKLNVKNETSRLKAVVLGTAESNGPTPSLEDAYDPKSALHIKEGTYPLEKDMVPEMEAVATIFKKYDVEVYRPKLIKDMNQIFTRDIGFVIDDKFFKANILPDREEEIDAIEHIIKQVAPTHVFRLPEEAHIEGGDVMLADDHIFIGTYRGADYPDYIIARTNMLAVGMIQELFPNKKVMSFDLRKSNTDPYSNALHLDCCFQPVGDGKAILHKNGFLQEKEYNWLLNHYGKENVFEISSQEMFNMNSNIFSISPEVVISERNFTRLNTWLRDQNITVEEVAYAEIAKQEGLLRCSTLPLIRE; translated from the coding sequence ATGCTTAAACTCAATGTAAAAAACGAAACGTCACGTCTTAAAGCCGTGGTTTTAGGAACTGCAGAAAGTAATGGACCTACGCCATCACTAGAAGATGCTTACGATCCTAAGTCAGCGCTTCATATTAAAGAAGGTACATATCCTCTAGAAAAAGACATGGTTCCAGAGATGGAAGCAGTAGCAACTATATTCAAGAAGTATGATGTAGAAGTGTATAGACCTAAACTTATAAAAGATATGAATCAGATCTTTACTAGGGATATAGGATTTGTGATTGATGATAAGTTTTTTAAGGCTAATATCCTCCCTGATAGGGAAGAGGAAATAGATGCTATAGAGCATATTATAAAGCAAGTGGCACCAACGCATGTGTTTAGATTGCCAGAAGAAGCACATATTGAGGGAGGAGATGTGATGCTTGCAGATGATCATATTTTTATCGGGACTTATAGAGGTGCAGACTATCCAGATTATATCATTGCACGTACAAATATGCTTGCCGTAGGAATGATACAGGAGTTATTCCCAAATAAAAAAGTAATGTCATTTGATCTTAGAAAATCAAACACAGATCCATACAGTAACGCACTTCACTTAGATTGCTGTTTCCAGCCAGTAGGTGACGGAAAAGCAATTTTACATAAAAACGGATTCCTTCAAGAAAAAGAGTATAACTGGTTGTTAAACCATTATGGGAAAGAAAATGTATTTGAAATCTCGTCTCAAGAGATGTTTAATATGAATTCTAATATATTCAGTATATCGCCAGAAGTAGTAATTTCTGAACGTAATTTTACAAGATTAAATACGTGGCTGAGAGATCAGAATATTACCGTAGAAGAAGTTGCTTATGCAGAGATTGCAAAGCAAGAAGGATTACTAAGATGTAGTACACTACCGCTTATAAGAGAGTAG
- a CDS encoding GyrI-like domain-containing protein, whose protein sequence is MKVTNHPLPIIVEQPELILAGLQTTMSLAHNTTMQLWQTLGPLKKLIHNKSNDGSYSVQCYVDNFMSIPFTPETKFVKWAAVAVTTENNIPKELEVLKIPEGKWAVFLYKGTTSDFGKFAQYVYQEWLPSSGYQLDHRPHYEFMASDYLGPNQPDAQEEVWIPII, encoded by the coding sequence GTGAAAGTTACCAACCACCCATTACCAATTATTGTAGAGCAGCCAGAACTTATACTTGCAGGTTTACAGACTACAATGTCTCTAGCTCATAATACAACAATGCAATTATGGCAAACCTTAGGACCTTTAAAAAAGTTAATCCATAACAAGTCTAATGATGGGAGTTATAGCGTGCAGTGCTATGTAGATAATTTTATGTCTATTCCTTTTACACCAGAAACCAAGTTTGTAAAATGGGCAGCAGTAGCCGTAACTACCGAAAATAATATTCCAAAGGAGTTAGAAGTGTTGAAAATCCCAGAGGGTAAATGGGCTGTTTTTTTATATAAAGGCACCACAAGTGATTTTGGAAAATTTGCTCAGTATGTGTATCAAGAGTGGCTTCCGTCATCTGGGTATCAATTGGATCATAGACCACATTATGAGTTCATGGCTTCGGATTATTTAGGACCTAATCAGCCAGATGCGCAAGAAGAAGTCTGGATTCCAATCATATAG
- a CDS encoding citrate synthase — protein sequence MADKATLTIDGKSYEFPIITGTEKEQAIDIKTLRGATGGITTIDPGYKNTGSCESAITFLDGEKGILRYRGYSIEELAEKADFLETAYLLIFGELPTKQQLDKFHADIKSESHVDEDMKKILDGFPKSAHPMGVLSALTSALIAFNPSTVNVDSEEDMYAAIVKLLAKFPVLAAWAMRKKKSQPLDYGDNSLGYVENFHKMMFAKPNEEYKVDKAVIEAIDKLLILHADHEQNCSTSTVRIVGSSHAGLFASISAGISALWGPLHGGANQAVIEMLEAIKEDGGDTKKYMAKAKDKEDPFRLMGFGHRVYKNFDPRAKIIKVAADDVLTQLGIEDPVLDIAKGLEKEALEDPYFVDRKLYPNVDFYSGIIYRALDIPVEMFTVMFAVGRLPGWIAQWREMRLGKEPIGRPRQVYTGENLRSFKEVSER from the coding sequence ATGGCAGATAAAGCAACCCTAACGATAGATGGAAAAAGTTACGAGTTCCCAATAATTACAGGAACAGAGAAGGAGCAGGCAATTGATATAAAGACGCTCAGAGGAGCTACTGGAGGAATCACTACGATAGATCCAGGTTATAAAAATACAGGGTCTTGTGAAAGCGCTATTACTTTTTTAGATGGGGAGAAAGGAATTCTTAGATACCGCGGTTATTCAATAGAAGAGCTTGCAGAGAAAGCAGATTTTCTTGAAACAGCTTATTTATTGATTTTTGGAGAGCTTCCTACAAAACAACAACTAGATAAATTTCACGCAGATATCAAATCTGAGTCTCACGTAGATGAAGATATGAAGAAAATCTTAGATGGTTTTCCTAAGTCTGCACACCCTATGGGTGTTTTAAGTGCACTTACATCTGCACTTATAGCATTTAATCCTTCAACCGTAAATGTAGATTCTGAAGAAGATATGTATGCTGCTATTGTAAAACTTCTAGCGAAGTTTCCTGTACTAGCTGCATGGGCAATGCGCAAGAAAAAGAGTCAACCTCTTGATTATGGAGATAATTCTCTTGGTTATGTAGAGAACTTCCATAAAATGATGTTTGCAAAGCCTAATGAGGAGTATAAGGTGGACAAAGCTGTTATTGAAGCTATAGATAAGTTACTAATATTACATGCAGATCATGAGCAAAACTGTTCTACATCTACAGTACGTATAGTTGGATCATCACATGCTGGTTTATTTGCTTCTATTTCTGCAGGAATCTCTGCATTATGGGGACCACTACACGGTGGAGCAAACCAAGCTGTAATTGAAATGCTAGAAGCTATCAAAGAAGACGGTGGTGATACTAAGAAATATATGGCTAAAGCTAAGGATAAGGAAGATCCTTTCCGTTTAATGGGCTTTGGACATAGAGTATATAAAAACTTTGACCCGAGAGCAAAGATTATTAAAGTAGCTGCAGATGATGTTCTTACTCAATTAGGAATAGAAGATCCTGTGTTGGATATAGCTAAGGGACTTGAAAAAGAAGCTCTTGAAGATCCATATTTTGTAGACCGTAAATTATATCCAAACGTAGATTTCTATTCAGGTATTATTTATCGTGCACTAGATATTCCAGTAGAGATGTTTACTGTGATGTTTGCAGTAGGTCGTCTTCCAGGTTGGATTGCTCAATGGAGAGAGATGAGATTAGGTAAAGAGCCTATCGGACGTCCACGTCAGGTATATACTGGTGAAAACTTAAGATCTTTTAAAGAAGTTTCAGAGAGATAA
- the eno gene encoding phosphopyruvate hydratase, which translates to MSIIIEVHARQIFDSRGNPTVEVDVFTELGVMGRAAVPSGASTGEHEAVELRDGGNAFMGKGVSKAVENVNTLIAPELLGVSVFEQNAIDQLMIDLDGTPNKSKLGANAILGVSLACAKAAAAELNMPLYRYIGGVSANTLPVPMMNIINGGSHSDAPIAFQEFMVMPVKAKSFSHALQMGTEIFHNLKKVLHDRNLSTAVGDEGGFAPALDGTEDALDSVKIAVEKAGYSWGDEIMIALDCAAAEFYVDGKYNYAKFEGETGKIRTSEEQADYLAELADKYPIISIEDGMDENDWEGWKYLTDKIGDKVQLVGDDLFVTNVQRLSRGINEGIANSILIKVNQIGTLTETIAAVNMAHNAGYTSVMSHRSGETEDNTIADLAVALNCGQIKTGSASRSDRMAKYNQLIRIEEMLADTAYFPAMNAFKIK; encoded by the coding sequence ATGAGTATAATCATAGAAGTTCACGCAAGGCAAATTTTTGATTCACGAGGAAACCCAACTGTTGAAGTTGATGTATTCACTGAGTTAGGTGTAATGGGAAGAGCAGCTGTTCCTTCTGGAGCATCTACAGGTGAGCACGAGGCAGTAGAGTTGCGTGATGGTGGTAATGCTTTTATGGGTAAAGGTGTGTCGAAAGCTGTTGAAAATGTAAATACGCTTATTGCTCCAGAATTACTTGGAGTATCTGTTTTTGAGCAAAACGCTATTGATCAACTTATGATAGATCTAGATGGCACTCCAAACAAATCAAAACTTGGCGCAAATGCAATCCTAGGTGTTTCTCTTGCTTGTGCAAAAGCAGCAGCTGCCGAATTGAATATGCCGTTATATAGATATATAGGTGGAGTTAGTGCAAATACACTTCCAGTACCTATGATGAATATTATTAATGGAGGATCACATAGTGATGCGCCTATAGCATTTCAGGAATTTATGGTAATGCCAGTTAAAGCTAAGAGCTTTAGTCATGCATTACAAATGGGAACTGAGATTTTTCATAACCTTAAAAAGGTATTACATGATCGTAACTTGAGTACAGCAGTAGGTGATGAAGGAGGATTTGCTCCAGCATTAGACGGTACAGAAGATGCGCTTGATAGTGTGAAAATAGCTGTAGAAAAAGCTGGTTACTCTTGGGGTGACGAAATTATGATTGCGCTAGATTGTGCTGCTGCAGAATTTTATGTAGATGGAAAGTACAACTACGCAAAATTTGAGGGTGAAACTGGAAAAATACGTACTAGTGAGGAACAAGCAGATTACTTGGCTGAGCTAGCAGACAAATATCCAATTATATCTATAGAGGATGGAATGGATGAGAACGACTGGGAAGGTTGGAAATATCTTACTGATAAGATTGGTGACAAGGTTCAACTTGTAGGTGATGATTTATTTGTAACTAATGTACAGCGTCTATCAAGAGGTATAAATGAAGGGATTGCAAACTCTATCCTTATTAAGGTGAATCAAATAGGTACTCTTACAGAAACAATTGCAGCTGTAAACATGGCACATAACGCAGGCTATACTTCTGTAATGTCTCATCGATCTGGAGAAACTGAAGACAATACGATTGCAGATCTAGCTGTAGCACTTAACTGTGGTCAGATTAAAACAGGTTCTGCTTCACGTTCTGATCGTATGGCAAAGTACAATCAACTTATTCGTATAGAAGAGATGCTTGCTGATACCGCATACTTTCCGGCAATGAATGCCTTTAAGATAAAGTAA
- the carA gene encoding glutamine-hydrolyzing carbamoyl-phosphate synthase small subunit: MKYQSRRPAIILLADGTIFHGKSVGDKEATSFGEVCFNTGMTGYQEIFTDPSYFGQLMVTTNAHIGNYGATDVETESDTVKISGLICRNFSYTYSRKDAEESLESFLNDSELFAISDVDTRALVAHIRDNGAMNAVISTAVDDIEGLKKQLSEVPDMNGLELASKVSTTEAYYFGEENAEVKVAALDIGIKRNILRNLAKRGAYVKVFPYNTTYKEMKEWNPDGYFLSNGPGDPEPLENAIQVAKDIISANDPLFGICLGHQVIALANGISTYKMHNGHRGINHPIMNLVTGKGEITSQNHGFAINREEAEANNDVEITHVHLNDNTVAGIKLKDKNCFSVQYHPEASPGPNDATYLFDQFIDNIKSVTA, encoded by the coding sequence ATGAAATATCAATCTAGAAGACCAGCCATAATATTACTTGCAGACGGAACAATTTTTCATGGTAAATCTGTAGGAGACAAAGAAGCAACTTCTTTTGGTGAAGTTTGTTTTAATACAGGAATGACAGGCTATCAAGAAATTTTTACTGATCCATCATATTTTGGTCAGTTAATGGTTACTACAAATGCTCATATAGGTAATTATGGAGCAACAGATGTTGAGACGGAGTCTGACACTGTTAAAATTTCTGGATTAATTTGTAGAAATTTCAGCTATACATACTCAAGAAAAGATGCAGAGGAGTCTTTAGAATCTTTCTTAAATGATAGTGAACTCTTCGCTATTTCGGATGTAGATACTCGAGCGCTTGTTGCACACATACGTGATAATGGTGCTATGAATGCTGTTATTTCAACTGCTGTTGATGATATTGAAGGTTTGAAAAAGCAGTTGTCGGAGGTTCCTGATATGAACGGACTAGAATTAGCCTCAAAAGTATCTACCACTGAAGCTTACTATTTTGGCGAAGAAAATGCCGAAGTTAAGGTTGCTGCATTAGATATTGGGATCAAACGTAATATTTTACGAAATCTCGCAAAAAGAGGTGCATATGTAAAAGTATTCCCATACAATACTACTTATAAGGAGATGAAAGAATGGAATCCTGATGGATATTTTTTATCTAATGGACCTGGAGATCCTGAGCCACTTGAAAATGCAATACAAGTTGCAAAAGATATCATTAGCGCAAACGATCCACTATTTGGAATATGCCTAGGACATCAAGTAATAGCACTCGCAAATGGTATTTCTACTTATAAAATGCACAATGGACACCGTGGGATCAATCATCCTATAATGAACTTGGTTACTGGTAAGGGTGAAATTACTTCACAAAACCATGGCTTTGCAATTAATAGGGAGGAGGCAGAAGCTAATAACGATGTGGAGATAACGCATGTTCACCTTAATGATAACACTGTTGCAGGAATTAAACTAAAGGATAAGAACTGCTTTTCCGTTCAATATCATCCGGAAGCGAGTCCTGGACCTAACGATGCTACTTATTTATTCGATCAGTTCATAGATAATATTAAAAGTGTCACAGCTTAA
- the rplQ gene encoding 50S ribosomal protein L17 — protein MRHGKKFNHLGRKTAHRKSMLANMACSLIEHKRINTTVAKAKALKQFVEPMITKSKEDTTHNRRIVFAKLRQKDAVTELFRDVAAKIGDRPGGYTRIIKMGNRLGDNADMAMIELVDYNEIYSPGKPAKKKNTRRGSKKAEAVAPAATEENASNEEE, from the coding sequence ATGAGACACGGAAAGAAATTTAATCACTTAGGGAGAAAGACTGCACATAGAAAGTCTATGCTTGCAAACATGGCTTGCTCTTTAATTGAACATAAGAGAATAAACACGACAGTGGCAAAGGCAAAAGCTTTAAAGCAGTTTGTTGAGCCAATGATCACAAAGTCAAAAGAAGATACTACTCATAATCGTCGTATCGTTTTTGCAAAGCTTCGCCAAAAAGATGCAGTTACTGAATTATTCAGAGATGTAGCGGCAAAGATTGGTGATCGTCCAGGAGGTTATACTCGTATTATCAAGATGGGTAACCGTCTTGGGGATAACGCTGATATGGCAATGATAGAACTTGTTGATTACAACGAGATTTACAGCCCAGGAAAACCAGCAAAGAAGAAAAATACGCGTCGTGGAAGTAAAAAAGCCGAAGCTGTAGCACCTGCTGCAACAGAAGAAAACGCTTCTAACGAAGAAGAATAG
- a CDS encoding DNA-directed RNA polymerase subunit alpha, giving the protein MAILNFQKPDKVIMIDSTDFEGKFEFRPLEPGYGLTVGNALRRVLLSSLEGFAITSVRIEGVDHEFSTLAGVVEDVTEIILNLKQVRFKRQIEEIDNETVTISLSGVDQLTAGDFQKFISGFQVLNPDMVIANMDKKVNLNMEITIEKGRGYVPAEENKKSNAPLGTIFTDSIYTPIRNVKYSIENYRVEQKTDYEKLVFEIITDGSIHPKEALTEAAKTLIHHFMLFSDERITLEADEIAQTETYDEESLHMRQLLKTKLIDMDLSVRALNCLKAAEVETLGDLVSYNKNDLMKFRNFGKKSLTELEELVNVKGLSFGMDLAKYKLDKD; this is encoded by the coding sequence ATGGCAATATTAAATTTCCAGAAGCCCGATAAAGTCATTATGATTGACTCTACTGATTTTGAAGGTAAATTTGAGTTTAGACCTTTAGAACCAGGTTACGGTTTAACCGTAGGAAACGCTTTACGTCGTGTATTGTTATCTTCATTAGAAGGTTTTGCAATTACATCTGTACGTATAGAAGGTGTAGATCACGAGTTTTCTACATTGGCTGGAGTAGTTGAGGATGTTACAGAAATTATCCTTAATCTTAAGCAAGTACGTTTTAAAAGACAAATAGAAGAAATAGATAACGAAACTGTAACAATTTCATTATCTGGAGTAGATCAATTAACAGCTGGTGATTTTCAAAAATTTATTTCTGGTTTCCAAGTGCTTAATCCTGATATGGTGATAGCAAACATGGATAAGAAAGTAAATCTTAATATGGAAATTACTATCGAAAAGGGACGTGGATATGTACCTGCTGAAGAGAACAAGAAGTCTAATGCACCTCTTGGGACTATCTTTACAGACTCTATTTATACTCCTATCCGTAATGTGAAATATAGTATAGAGAACTATCGTGTTGAGCAGAAAACTGATTATGAAAAATTAGTTTTTGAAATCATCACTGATGGATCTATTCATCCAAAAGAAGCTCTTACTGAAGCAGCTAAGACCCTTATTCACCACTTTATGTTATTCTCAGACGAGCGTATCACTTTAGAGGCAGATGAGATAGCTCAGACTGAGACTTATGATGAAGAATCTCTACACATGCGTCAGTTGCTTAAAACTAAGCTTATCGATATGGATCTTTCCGTTCGTGCGCTTAACTGTTTAAAAGCAGCAGAAGTAGAAACATTAGGAGATCTTGTTTCTTATAACAAAAATGACTTGATGAAATTCAGAAACTTTGGTAAAAAGTCACTTACTGAGCTTGAAGAGCTTGTAAATGTAAAAGGCCTTAGTTTTGGAATGGATCTAGCTAAGTATAAATTAGATAAAGACTAG
- the rpsD gene encoding 30S ribosomal protein S4, whose amino-acid sequence MARYTGPKTKIARKFGEAIFGEDKSFEKRNYPPGQHGNNRRRGKKSEYAVQLAEKQKAKYTYGILERQFRNMYDRANRAPGITGEVLLQLCECRLDNVVHRMGMSPSRSGARQLVGHRHITVNGSIVNIPSFQVKPGDVVAVREKSKSLEVISNSLQNSSNVYEWISWNNDKKEGTFVAIPQRLQIPENINTQFIVELYSK is encoded by the coding sequence ATGGCAAGATATACTGGTCCCAAAACAAAGATCGCTCGTAAATTTGGCGAAGCAATCTTCGGAGAAGACAAATCTTTTGAAAAAAGAAATTACCCTCCAGGGCAACACGGAAACAACAGACGTAGAGGAAAGAAATCTGAATACGCAGTACAGTTAGCTGAAAAGCAAAAGGCAAAGTATACTTACGGTATCCTTGAGCGTCAGTTTAGAAACATGTACGACAGAGCAAATCGTGCTCCAGGAATTACAGGTGAAGTTTTACTTCAACTTTGTGAGTGTCGTCTTGATAATGTTGTACACAGAATGGGAATGTCTCCTTCTAGAAGTGGTGCACGTCAATTAGTAGGACACCGTCACATTACTGTAAATGGAAGCATCGTAAACATTCCTTCATTTCAGGTTAAGCCTGGTGATGTTGTTGCGGTACGTGAGAAGTCTAAATCTTTAGAAGTAATCTCTAACTCTCTTCAAAATTCAAGTAACGTCTACGAGTGGATTTCTTGGAACAACGATAAGAAGGAAGGTACTTTTGTGGCAATACCACAACGTCTTCAGATTCCTGAAAACATCAATACCCAGTTCATCGTCGAGCTGTACTCTAAGTAA